The following are from one region of the Nicotiana tabacum cultivar K326 chromosome 3, ASM71507v2, whole genome shotgun sequence genome:
- the LOC107771810 gene encoding putative late blight resistance protein homolog R1A-3: MERGKEIGGESEKGGKFNFEVSFSALRKDVGNVLDMIERLKKEENQIAIDEDIIEMLKLELAFVCTYVQLSYSDLEDFEDVMTGKGQRLRALLQSIFNHVGRNVLFKYGMHHVLPCLRYNIYISSRRRSESSATMTQEHLHFLLLSLHHLSKYCSEQAFPLMTEYEILQNVCGNISDFHGLIVNGCVEHDIVESVLPQFQPMAERVGHFLWNDRIDGDSRLFKLAHPLLKIIPIELEVMHICYTSLRASMSTEVGCFIKQLLETYPDILREYLIHLQEHMVNVITANTSGARNVHVMVEFLLIILTDLPKDSIHNGKLFEFLARVGALTRDISTIARDLEEKSRNGEITNETNSATLGLLENIELLKRELKDIYLKAPDSSQLCFPMSDGPLFIHLQLRHLNGLLNSNAYSVALIKEEIKLMKEYLEFIRYFLMNVEQELYKNLWARALDVAYEAKDVIDSIILRDNGLLHLIFSLPVAIEKINFIKEEVSNLLEKIPKNRGVIVVNSLNKPVDRKSSIAGKIIVGFKEETDLIIRNLTRGSKMLDVISITGTPGSGKTTLAHKMYNDKVVSSHFDIRAWCTVDQEYDEEKLLENLFNQVTDSILKSSENIDVADELRKQLYGKRYLIVLDDIWDIATWEELRRIFPEVEKGSRIILTTREKKVALHAQCHSDPLDLRLLRLEESMELLEKRVFGKESFPDELLDVGKEIVQICKGLPLVVDLIAGVIAGKEKKRSVWLEVRNNLHSFIFQNEAYVMKVIALSYDHLPDPLKPCLLYIAGYGKDRAIEVGTLKSLWCGEGLVQQTEMKSLEEVMEVYLDNLVSSSLVISFNEIGRDRTYQIHDLVHYFCSIKAREEKLFGWIRSSAPSSSSSSDLMPRQRAIAYDKKHFGHNNFVLFDSKKKRHSGKHLYSLFITGQKLDNHLYDICHLRHLRLLRVLQLSRSFIKVNDSLLNEISTLVHLRFLNITTEVKSLSLCFSNLWNLETLQVRNDGPALVLLPTIWNLVKLRVLGIHNCSFFDLDTDEPVSITEDSKLENLRILGGLKLSYLKDTEDLFKRFPNLQELSFNLKESWDCSVAPYWFPKLDFLNELEILKVTFESSNTYDSVPSVETNRLWDFHLPSSVKILCLCKFPLTSNSLSTIARLTKLEMMYLEDAIIKGEEWNMGEEDTFQKLKCLRLQRATLAKWETSEEFFPALEKLELWECHKLEEIPPCFGDICSLKSIELWKSPQLEASALKIKQDVEDMSGDIQVLVYN; the protein is encoded by the exons ATGGAAAGAGGAAAAGAAATTGGGGGAGAAAGCGAGAAAGGGGGAAAATTCAACTTCGAG GTGTCATTTTCTGCTCTTCGCAAGGACGTTGGTAATGTTCTGGATATGATAGAGAGgttaaagaaagaagaaaatcaaatagCTATTGACGAGGATATAATTGAAATGCTGAAATTGGAGCTGGCATTTGTTTGTACATATGTCCAGCTTTCTTATTCCgatttggaagattttgaagaTGTAATGACTGGCAAAGGACAAAGGCTTAGAGCTCTGCTTCAATCAATTTTCAATCATGTTGGCCGCAACGTGTTGTTTAAATATGGCATGCATCATGTCCTTCCTTGCCTCAGGTATAATATTTATATCAGCTCACGTCGTCGTTCTGAATCAAGTGCCACCATGACTCAGGAGCATTTGCACTTCCTCCTCTTGAGTCTCCACCATCTATCCAAGTATTGTTCTGAGCAGGCTTTTCCTTTAATGACTGAATATGAGATTCTTCAGAATGTATGTGGCAACATAAGTGATTTCCATGGGTTGATAGTGAATGGTTGCGTTGAGCATGATATTGTTGAAAGTGTCTTACCTCAGTTTCAACCTATGGCTGAGAGAGTTGGACACTTCCTTTGGAATGATCGGATTGATGGAGACTCTCGACTCTTCAAACTAGCACATCCACTCTTGAAGATTATTCCAATTGAGCTGGAGGTTATGCACATATGTTATACAAGTTTGAGAGCTTCAATGTCAACAGAAGTTGGATGCTTCATTAAGCAGCTCCTAGAAACTTATCCAGACATTCTTAGGGAATATTTGATTCATCTACAAGAGCACATGGTGAATGTAATTACCGCTAACACTTCAGGGGCTCGAAACGTTCATGTCATGGTAGAGTTCCTATTAATCATTCTCACTGATCTGCCTAAGGACTCTATTCATAATGGCAAGTTGTTTGAATTCCTTGCACGTGTTGGAGCACTTACCAGGGACATATCAACTATTGCTCGTGACTTAGAAGAGAAATCAAGGAATGGAGAGATTACCAATGAAACAAACAGTGCAACTCTAGGCTTGCTCGAAAATATTGAACTCCTGAAGAGAGAACTCAAAGATATTTACCTGAAAGCCCCGGACTCATCTCAACTCTGCTTTCCCATGAGTGATGGACCCCTgttcatccatcttcaacttagACACTTAAATGGTTTGCTCAATTCCAATGCTTATTCGGTTGCTTTGATAAAGGAAGAAATCAAGCTGATGAAAGAATATCTAGAATTCATAAGATATTTCTTGATGAATGTTGAGCAAGAATTGTACAAAAATCTCTGGGCACGTGCTTTAGATGTGGCATATGAGGCAAAAGATGTCATTGATTCAATTATTTTAAGAGATAATGGTCTCTTACATCTTATTTTCTCACTTCCCGTTGCCATAGAAAAGATCAATTTTATCAAAGAAGAGGTCTCAAATTTACTTGAGAAGATTCCTAAGAACAGGGGCGTCATTGTTGTGAACTCACTCAACAAGCCAGTTGACCGCAAGTCATCAATAGCTGGTAAAATAATCGTAGGTTTTAAAGAGGAGACTGACTTGATAATTAGAAATCTCACCCGAGGATCAAAAATGCTAGATGTCATTTCGATTACTGGAACGCCGGGTTCGGGTAAAACAACTTTGGCACACAAAATGTATAATGATAAGGTTGTTTCTAGTCATTTCGACATCCGCGCATGGTGTACGGTGGATCAAGAATATGACGAGGAGAAATTGTTGGAGAACCTTTTTAATCAAGTTACTGACTCAATTTTGAAATCCAGTGAGAATATTGATGTTGCTGATGAGCTACGGAAACAACTATATGGGAAGAGGTACCTTATTGTCTTAGATGACATATGGGATATTGCAACATGGGAAGAGTTGAGAAGAATTTTTCCTGAAGTTGAGAAAGGAAGTCGAATTATTTTGACGACTCGAGAAAAGAAAGTGGCTCTGCATGCACAATGCCACAGTGATCCGCTTGATCTTCGATTGCTAAGATTAGAAGAAAGTATGGAGTTATTAGAGAAAAGGGTCTTTGGAAAAGAAAGTTTCCCTGATGAACTACTGGATGTTGGGAAAGAAATTGTCCAAATTTGTAAAGGGCTTCCTTTGGTGGTTGATCTGATCGCTGGAGTAATTGCggggaaggaaaagaaaaggagtgTGTGGCTTGAAGTTAGAAATAATTTGCATTCCTTCATTTTCCAAAATGAAGCATATGTGATGAAGGTTATAGCattaagttatgaccatttacCAGATCCCCTAAAGCCGTGCTTACTTTACATTGCAGGTTATGGGAAGGACAGAGCGATTGAAGTCGGAACTTTGAAAAGTCTTTGGTGTGGCGAAGGACTTGTGCAACAGACAGAGATGAAGAGTTTGGAAGAAGTGATGGAGGTTTATCTGGATAATTTAGTTTCCAGTAGCTTGGTAATTTCTTTCAATGAGATAGGTAGAGACCGGACTTACCAAATTCATGATCTTGTGCATTACTTTTGTTCGATAAAAGCAAGAGAGGAAAAGTTGTTTGGCTGGATACGTTCAAGTGctccatcatcatcttcttcttcagatcTGATGCCACGTCAAAGGGCCATTGCTTATGATAAGAAACACTTTGGGCACAACAATTTTGTCCTGTTCGattcaaaaaagaaaaggcaTTCTGGTAAACACCTCTATTCTTTGTTCATAACTGGACAAAAGCTGGACAACCATCTTTATGATATATGTCACCTAAGACACTTGAGGCTTCTTAGAGTGTTGCAACTGAGTAGATCTTTTATCAAGGTGAATGATTCTTTACTGAATGAAATAAGcacattggtccatttgaggttctTAAACATTACGACAGAAGTTAAATCTCTGTCTTTGTGTTTTTCAAATCTCTGGAATCTAGAAACTCTGCAGGTAAGAAACGATGGACCAGCCTTGGTACTACTACCGACAATTTGGaatcttgtaaagttgcgagtgCTGGGCATACATAATTGTTCTTTCTTTGATTTGGATACAGATGAACCAGTATCGATAACAGAGGACTCAAAGCTAGAGAACCTGAGAATATTAGGGGGACTCAAACTTTCATATTTGAAAGACACGGAGGATCTTTTCAAAAGGTTTCCCAATCTTCAAGAGCTTAGTTTTAATCTCAAAGAATCATGGGATTGTTCAGTAGCGCCATATTGGTTCCCGAAGTTGGATTTCCTAAATGAACTAGAAATCCTCAAAGTAACTTTTGAAAGTTCAAATACATATGATAGTGTGCCCTCTGTAGAGACAAATAGACTGTGGGATTTTCACTTACCTTCAAGTGTGAAAATATTGTGTTTGTGTAAGTTTCCCCTGACGTCCAATTCACTATCAACAATAGCAAGACTGACCAAGCTTGAAATGATGTACCTTGAAGACGCAATCATCAAGGGGGAAGAATGGAACATGGGGGAGGAAGACACCTTCCAGAAACTCAAATGTTTGAGGTTGCAACGAGCGACTCTTGCTAAGTGGGAGACTAGCGAGGAATTCTTTCCTGCGCTTGAGAAATTAGAACTGTGGGAATGTCATAAGCTTGAGGAGATTCCGCCTTGTTTTGGGGATATTTGTTCATTAAAAAGTATCGAACTGTGGAAGAGCCCTCAACTTGAAGCATCTGCTCTGAAGATTAAGCAAGATGTTGAAGATATGAGTGGGGATATTCAGGTCCTTGTTTATAACTGA